In Eleutherodactylus coqui strain aEleCoq1 chromosome 4, aEleCoq1.hap1, whole genome shotgun sequence, the following are encoded in one genomic region:
- the BMS1 gene encoding ribosome biogenesis protein BMS1 homolog: MEEKEQKKHRKKNSGTKANKKRKRQQGDGGAGTEEDARKRNPKAFAVQSAVRMARNFHRTQDLKTKKHHIPVVDRTPLEPPPVVVVVVGPPKVGKSTLIRCLIKNFTKQKLTEIRGPVTIVSGKKRRLTIIECGCDINTMIDLAKVADLVLMLIDASFGFEMETFEFLNICQVHGFPKIMGVLTHLDSFRNNKQLRKVKKKLKHRFWTEVYQGAKLFYLSGMVYAEYQKQEIRNLGRFISVMKFRPLTWQTSHPYVLADRLEDLTNPEDIRLNPKTDRKVSLYGYLRGAHLKNKSQVHIPGVGDFALSEVSFLPDPCPLPDQLKKRSLNEKEKTIYAPLSGVGGVVYDKDAVYIDLGPNYIQQEQQRAAKPSHELVQSLISTNVTIDSKMSTSRVSLFTDSKPLAIEDVESKEFEMPTEEKVIDAETGRMRRKAVFTGDQNEESDEEESDEEEEEDEDEVEEEADMSGEESDCEEENEFTSRRAAKKIKVEEQHKASEMPVFADSDDDLEHSEDEEHNNEEKNVVVKKKGKSMKRAPKEEREGKSTAAMDSGNCTGEDGISSEYEEVETMDADEEQSKDTDEECEGTSEEDSDDAEDLLKEDEDFIEDNNAFEDTVGALKWKEDLKKKAAEVFLRQQQAVPNLLKLVYGTVVQTDEDEDDDDNEELGGLFHVSRPDKESKRAANAIDCSKFTVESPQDWDDDEVMDAIRDCFVTGKWEADKDAEKLLEEDEELYGDFEDLETGEVHKGKPKEEESEGENEESDEEKANEAAPAEEEKTKQRLEKKKKLKERFDSQYDDGDADATYFDDLKEEMQKQAELNRAEFEDQDDEIRVQYEGFRPGMYLRMEIENMPCEFVVNFDPHYPMILGGLGNSEGNVGYIQMRLKKHRWHKKILKTRDPLIFSLGWRRFQTVPLYYIEDHNGRHRLLKYTPEHMHCGSTIWGPITPQGTGFLAVQSVSNTTADFRIAATGVVLDLDKSITVVKKLKLIGYPCKIYKNTAFIKGMFSTVLEVAKFEGASVRTVSGIRGQIKKALRTPEGGFRATFEDKLLMSDIVFLRTWYAVTVPSFYNPVTSLLKPVGQKESWTGMKTVGQLRHELGIKRKPQKDSLYKPIMRQERHFNPLHIPKALQKALPFKSKPKMMEKKGKVPRDKVRPAVIREPHERKIMALLNALGTVNNYKKQKAKVKQKQQRKEFLQLKQKEGEEKLKRQKEAKKKHFSAVSQREKKKERSSLSGTEPDKNH, from the exons AGACGTCTCACCATCATTGAATGCGGCTGTGACATCAATACAATGATAGATTTGGCCAAAGTTGCAGACTTG GTCCTAATGCTCATAGACGCTAGCTTCGGTTTTGAAATGGAGACCTTTGAGTTCTTGAATATATGCCAGGTTCACGGCTTTCCAAAAATAATGGGCGTCTTGACTCACCTGGACTCCTTCAGAAATAACAAGCAGCTGCGCAAAGTCAAGAAGAAGCTGAAGCACCGATTCTGGACGGAGGTCTACCAG GGTGCCAAGCTCTTTTACCTGTCTGGGATGGTGTATGCCGAATACCAGAAGCAAGAAATCCGTAATCTGGGGCGGTTCATATCTGTCATGAAGTTTCGCCCTCTGACCTGGCAGACATCACATCCGTATGTCCTTGCAGACAG GTTGGAAGATCTAACAAATCCTGAAGACATCAGGCTGAATCCAAAGACAGACCGCAAAGTGTCGCTGTACGGTTACCTGCGGGGGGCACATTTGAAGAATAAGAGCCAAGTTCACATACCAG GTGTTGGAGATTTTGCGCTCTCGGAGGTGAGCTTCCTGCCGGACCCCTGTCCTCTCCCAGACCAGCTTAAAAAACGTTCTCTGAATGAGAAGGAGAAGACTATTTATGCCCCGCTCTCTGGGGTTGGAGGCGTTGTGTACGATAAAGATGCCGTGTACATCGACTTGGGGCCGAACTATATTCAACAGGAGCAACAG AGAGCCGCAAAACCTTCACATGAACTGGTGCAGAGTCTCATTTCCACTAATGTCACTATCGATTCCAAGATGTCCACCAGCAGAGTGTCTTTATTCACTGACTCAAAACCTCTGGCCATAGAGGATGTTGAAAGCAAAGA GTTTGAAATGCCAACTGAGGAGAAAGTAATAGATGCTGAAACTGGTCGGATGCGTCGTAAAGCTGTGTTTACTGGAGACCAAAATGAGGAATCTGACGAGGAAGAATCtgatgaagaggaagaagaggatgagGATGAAGTTGAAGAAGAAGCTGATATGTCTGGGGAAGAAAGTGAttgtgaagaagaaaatgaaTTTACGAGCCGGAGAGCtgctaaaaaaattaaagtagagGAGCAACATAAAGCTTCGGAGATGCCGGTGTTCGCGGACAGCGACGATGACTTGGAGCACAGTGAGGATGAAGAGCACAACAATGAGGAGAAGAATGTTGTGGTAAAGAAAAAGGGTAAATCCATGAAAAGGGCACCGAAGGAAGAAAGAGAGGGAAAATCAACAGCAGCGATGGATAGTGGGAATTGCACTGGGGAGGACGGCATCTCCTCCGAGTATGAAGAAGTGGAAACTATGGATGCTGATGAAGAACAATCTAAGGATACAGatgaagaatgtgaaggcacatCTGAAGAGGACAGCGATGATGCAGAAGACTTATTAAAAGAAGATGAAGACTTTATAGAAGACAATAATGCTTTTGAAGACACAGTAG GTGCTTTAAAATGGAAAGAAGACCTGAAGAAGAAAGCTGCTGAGGTTTTCCTTCGTCAACAACAGGCGGTCCCTAATCTCCTAAAACTTGTCTATGGAACAG TGGTTCAGACTGATGaagatgaagatgatgatgataatgaagAACTGGGTGGTCTGTTCCATGTCAGTCGTCCAGATAAGGAATCAAAAAGAGCGGCCAATGCAATAGACTGTTCGAAGTTTACTGTGGAAAGTCCTCAAGACTGGGATGATGATGAG GTTATGGATGCAATACGCGATTGCTTCGTCACTGGGAAGTGGGAGGCCGATAAAGATGCCGAGAAGCTCCTGGAAGAAGATG AGGAGCTGTATGGTGACTTTGAAGATTTGGAGACAGGGGAGGTACACAAGGGCAAACCCAAGGAAGAGGAG TCTGAAGGCGAAAATGAGGAGAGCGATGAAGAGAAAGCAAATGAAGCAGCTCCAGCAGAGGAAGAGAAGACAAAACAGCGtctggagaagaaaaagaagctgAAGGAACGCTTTGACTCGCAGTATGATGACGGAGATGCTGACGCCACTTATTTTGATGACCTAAAAGAAGAGATGCAGAAACAAGCAGAG CTGAACCGTGCAGAATTTGAAGACCAAGATGATGAGATCCGTGTACAATATGAAGGCTTCAGGCCTGGCATGTACCTCCGCATGGAGATTGAAAACATGCCCTGCGAGTTTGTTGTTAACTTTGACCCGCACTACCCAATGATCCTTGGTGGGCTCGGCAACAGCGAGGGAAATGTTGGCTACATCCAG ATGCGGCTGAAGAAACACCGTTGGCATAAGAAGATACTAAAGACAAGAGACCCCCTAATTTTTTCACTGGGCTGGAGACGATTCCAGACTGTTCCACTCTATTATATTGAGGATCATAATGGACGTCACCGTCTTCTTAAATATACCCCTGAGCACATGCACTGTGGTTCCACTATTTGGG GACCCATCACTCCTCAAGGAACTGGTTTCCTGGCTGTTCAGTCGGTTAGCAACACCACA GCTGATTTTCGCATTGCTGCTACTGGTGTTGTGTTGGATCTGGACAAATCTATCACAGTGGTGAAAAAGTTAAAACTGATCGGTTACCCCTGCAAAATCTACAAGAATACAGCCTTTATCAAA GGGATGTTTTCTACTGTCTTGGAAGTGGCCAAGTTTGAAGGAGCGTCCGTACGAACTGTCAGTGGTATACGTGGGCAGATCAAGAAAGCCTTACGAACACCGGAAGGGGGATTTAGAGCAACATTTGAGGACAAACTCTTAATGAGCG ATATCGTGTTTCTACGCACCTGGTACGCGGTTACGGTTCCCAGCTTCTACAACCCTGTAACCTCACTGTTGAAACCTGTGGGCCAGAAGGAGTCATGGACTGGGATGAAAACTGTAGGGCAACTGCGGCACGAGCTTGGAATCAAACGGAAACCACAGAAAGATTCCCTCTACAAG CCCAttatgaggcaagaaagacactTTAATCCACTTCATATTCCGAAAGCTCTGCAGAAAGCTCTGCCGTTTAAGAGTAAGCCTAAGATGATGGAAAAGAAGGGTAAAGTGCCCAGGGACAAGGTGCGGCCTGCTGTTATCCGGGAACCTCATGAAAGAAAG ATAATGGCCCTTCTGAATGCTCTGGGCACAGTCAATAATTATAAGAAACAGAAGGCCAAGGTGAAGCAGAAGCAACAGAGGAAGGAGTTTCTACAACTGAAGCAGAAAGAAGGAGAGGAGAagctgaagagacagaaggaggcCAAGAAAAAGCACTTCAGTGCAGTGAGTCaaagagagaagaagaaagaaaggtCAAGTCTCTCAGGCACAGAGCCAGATAAAAACCATTGA